One Scylla paramamosain isolate STU-SP2022 chromosome 7, ASM3559412v1, whole genome shotgun sequence DNA window includes the following coding sequences:
- the LOC135102352 gene encoding beta-alanyl-dopamine/carcinine hydrolase-like isoform X2: MPRPNNASKCIYGRTFRSLIQEYLGVSKVVNKLLLPAYETKEGRAAYDSTLASLTENYPHYVKELEGTADGAQVPFHQLMLLHVNDAVFMAAGLDLGEIIDTPTGCSSLSINKEGQILLGHTEDALGELLNYVYIVSARIHDKPRGRQATLDENFTALCYAGHLPGFCMGYNHHGLTFSINVICPRKVLAAKTPRHFLCRALLSAKTIGGAHDILRDEGTGSAHGFSVNMVFMHQDGDYLFENVEIGPAENCNESPLSIVTLSLGEHLLHTNKYLRLTNITEEDGKCMESSNLRHARASQFPAPKNCHDLLELLSDTEDSTFPFFREGSEKDPAKTVALGVFDLVKKTWTIWMRNPRTADPLLEIPLLFTWST; this comes from the exons ATGCCTCGGCCaaacaacgcctcaaaatgcatatat GGACGTACCTTCCGAAGCCTCATCCAGGAATATTTAGGAGTCTCTAAGGTAGTCAACAAATTACTTCTTCCGGCTTACGAAACCAAGGAAGGGAGGGCCGCCTACGATAGCACCTTGGCAAGCCTTACGGAGAACTACCCGCACTACGTCAAGGAGCTGGAGGGCACGGCAGATGGCGCGCAGGTTCCCTTCCATCAG CTGATGCTGCTACACGTAAACGACGCCGTGTTCATGGCAGCTGGCCTGGACTTGGGTGAGATCATCGACACCCCGACCGGTTGTTCTTCACTCTCCATCAACAAAGAAGGACAA aTACTGCTGGGCCACACGGAGGACGCACTTGGGGAATTACTCAACTACGTGTATATTGTCTCCGCCCGCATCCATGACAAGCCAAGAGGGAGGCAGGCCACCCTGGATGAGAACTTCACAGCACTTTGTTATGCAGGACACTTGCCGGGATTCTGCATGGGTTACAACCACCACGGCCTGACCTTCTCTATCAACGTGATCTGTCCCCGGAAGGTTCTCGCCGCCAAGACGC CTCGCCACTTCCTGTGCCGGGCACTTCTGTCAGCCAAAACTATAGGAGGAGCACATGATATTCTGAGAGACGAGGGGACGGGCTCAGCACACGGCTTCAGTGTAAATATGGTATTTATGCACCAGGACGGTGACTATTTATTTGAAAATGTAGAAATAGGCCCCGCTGAAAACTGCAATGAGTCCCCTTTGTCTATCGTGACTCTGAGCCTTGGGGAACACCTTCTGCATACCAACAA ATACCTTCGCCTGACCAACATCACGGAAGAAGATGGTAAGTGCATGGAGAGCAGTAACTTGCGACATGCCCGCGCCTCCCAGTTCCCCGCCCCAAAGAACTGTCATGACTTGCTGGAGCTGCTCTCAGACACTGAAGATTCTACGTTTCCGTTCTTCAGGGAGGGCTCCGAGAAGGACCCCGCGAAGACTGTGGCCCTCG GCGTGTTCGATTTAGTCAAGAAGACATGGACCATATGGATGAGGAACCCGCGCACTGCCGATCCTCTGCTGgaaattcctctcctcttcacctgGAGCACCTAA
- the LOC135102352 gene encoding beta-alanyl-dopamine/carcinine hydrolase-like isoform X1, which produces MSSSLDIGRRNAIPIIYTSGTHYEVGFDVGRTFRSLIQEYLGVSKVVNKLLLPAYETKEGRAAYDSTLASLTENYPHYVKELEGTADGAQVPFHQLMLLHVNDAVFMAAGLDLGEIIDTPTGCSSLSINKEGQILLGHTEDALGELLNYVYIVSARIHDKPRGRQATLDENFTALCYAGHLPGFCMGYNHHGLTFSINVICPRKVLAAKTPRHFLCRALLSAKTIGGAHDILRDEGTGSAHGFSVNMVFMHQDGDYLFENVEIGPAENCNESPLSIVTLSLGEHLLHTNKYLRLTNITEEDGKCMESSNLRHARASQFPAPKNCHDLLELLSDTEDSTFPFFREGSEKDPAKTVALGVFDLVKKTWTIWMRNPRTADPLLEIPLLFTWST; this is translated from the exons GGACGTACCTTCCGAAGCCTCATCCAGGAATATTTAGGAGTCTCTAAGGTAGTCAACAAATTACTTCTTCCGGCTTACGAAACCAAGGAAGGGAGGGCCGCCTACGATAGCACCTTGGCAAGCCTTACGGAGAACTACCCGCACTACGTCAAGGAGCTGGAGGGCACGGCAGATGGCGCGCAGGTTCCCTTCCATCAG CTGATGCTGCTACACGTAAACGACGCCGTGTTCATGGCAGCTGGCCTGGACTTGGGTGAGATCATCGACACCCCGACCGGTTGTTCTTCACTCTCCATCAACAAAGAAGGACAA aTACTGCTGGGCCACACGGAGGACGCACTTGGGGAATTACTCAACTACGTGTATATTGTCTCCGCCCGCATCCATGACAAGCCAAGAGGGAGGCAGGCCACCCTGGATGAGAACTTCACAGCACTTTGTTATGCAGGACACTTGCCGGGATTCTGCATGGGTTACAACCACCACGGCCTGACCTTCTCTATCAACGTGATCTGTCCCCGGAAGGTTCTCGCCGCCAAGACGC CTCGCCACTTCCTGTGCCGGGCACTTCTGTCAGCCAAAACTATAGGAGGAGCACATGATATTCTGAGAGACGAGGGGACGGGCTCAGCACACGGCTTCAGTGTAAATATGGTATTTATGCACCAGGACGGTGACTATTTATTTGAAAATGTAGAAATAGGCCCCGCTGAAAACTGCAATGAGTCCCCTTTGTCTATCGTGACTCTGAGCCTTGGGGAACACCTTCTGCATACCAACAA ATACCTTCGCCTGACCAACATCACGGAAGAAGATGGTAAGTGCATGGAGAGCAGTAACTTGCGACATGCCCGCGCCTCCCAGTTCCCCGCCCCAAAGAACTGTCATGACTTGCTGGAGCTGCTCTCAGACACTGAAGATTCTACGTTTCCGTTCTTCAGGGAGGGCTCCGAGAAGGACCCCGCGAAGACTGTGGCCCTCG GCGTGTTCGATTTAGTCAAGAAGACATGGACCATATGGATGAGGAACCCGCGCACTGCCGATCCTCTGCTGgaaattcctctcctcttcacctgGAGCACCTAA